A region of the Pseudarthrobacter sp. MM222 genome:
ATTCGCTGACGGTGATCGTGGCGCAGGCCGACGGAATTCGCTTCATCCACCGCACAGAACCGGAATCCGTCGACCAAGCGTCGAGGGTCATCGCCGAATCAGCGAGGACCGCACTGGTCGAAACTCGTCGGCTGATTGAAGGCTTTTCCACAAAGCTAAGCAACCAGCCGACTCACAAGATTGAAGATCTTGCGATTCTTGCCGAACGTTTGAGCTCCAGCGGTATGCCGGTCACGATGGAACTTACAGGCGAGCCGTGGGACATGACCGCCGTCCAGCAGCTAACGGTTTATCGGCTTGCGCAGGAGAGCCTTACAAACGCGTTCAAGCACGGGGACCGGAACCGGGGCACGCACCTGCACCTCGCCTGGGCCGCAACGTCCCTTGAGCTCCGTGTCCGCTCTTCGCTGATCTCCCGCCCGGCCGTCGAGCCGAAGACCACCCCATCGGGCCGCGGGATAGCAGGAATGAAAGCCCGCGCTGCAGCCGCCGGCGGCTGGGTCGAAACAGTCCGCGGCGCAGAGACCTTCGAAGTGCTGGCGTTCCTCCCTTCGGCGGCTCCTGACCAGCACGCAGCGGCAGCCCGGAAACAGCCCCGCCTTCTTGCTTTGGAAGGAGCACAGCCATGACCCGTGCACCAATCCGGATTGCCCTGGCCGATGACCAGCCGCTGTTTAGCGCCGGACTCAAAATGATCCTGCGCAGCCAGACGGATATGGACCTTGTCGGGGAAGCGGTCAATGGAGCGGCGGCCGTTGAACTCGTGCAGGAGTTATGTCCTGATGTGCTCCTAATGGACATCAGGATGCCCGTTATGGACGGAATCACGGCAACGAAAACGATCATGGCGGCGCCCATTCGACCCGCTACCAAAATTATCGTTCTGACCACCATCCAGCATGACGAAGCCGTCGTGCGGGCTATCCAGGCCGGCGCTGCAGGTTTTCTGACCAAGGACACCACACCCGACTTCCTGCTGGCCGCCATCCGAACGGTCCACTCGGGGCACTCGGTCATCGCCCCGGCCATCACGAACGAACTGCTGCGTGACTACACCACGCCCGCCACCGGGAACGACGCAGCCCTGGCCGACCTGTCGGGCCGGGAACGCGACGTGTTTCTCCTGACCGCCAAAGGACTGGGAAACGCCGAGATCGCCGATTCGCTGGTGCTCAGCGAGGCCACCGTGAAGTCCCACGTGGGCAGCATACTGGCGAAGCTCAAGCTGAAGAACCGGATTCAGCTCGTCGCCTTCGCCTACGAGAACAACGTACTCAACTAGCCCCCGGCAATACCGCCCCGCCTGAAGAGGCCTTCCCGGCAGCGAAGGCCAGCCACCGCATTGCCCAAAACAACTCAAGGAGCCACCATGCATAAGAAGATCTTCGGCGCTGCCGTCCTGGTCGTCGGCACCGGCGCCGCCCTGGCGGCGGCCGCCATACCGGCGGCGTCAGTTACAGCGTCCCCGGAGCCCGTCTCGGGGATCATCCGCCAGGCCGAGGCGTACGCCACAGCCGATCCGATCGCAGAGAAGGGCATGCAGGAAGCTGTCCGGCTCTGCATGGCCAAGGCAGGGTTCGACTATGCGCCGCCCATCTCCGACCTGACACTGGACCTCAACGGAGCCATCGGATTCAAACGGCTCACGGTCGACGCCGCCAAAGCCAGCGGTTACGCCAGCACCCGGCCGCAGGGACCCCGCGAGCCGGCGGCCGAGTCCGCAGACGGCAAACTTTTCGCCAACCCGGCCTTCACCGACGCACTCACCGGGCCCGACGACACCGCCCCAAAGGCCACAGTGGGCGGAATGGGAACCTCCTCCGGTGGATGCCGTGGCGAAGCCATGACACAGATCTATGGCAACGCGGAGCATTACATGCTCGCCACCGGCATCGCCTACAACTCGTTTTTCCCCGCCAGCTTGTCCGCCTCCGGCGACTCAGGAATTACCAAAGCCGTCACTGACTGGACAGCATGCATGAAAGAAACCTCCTACGCCTCGTTCGCGAACCCGCAGCAGGCCGCTGATGCGGGAAGTGCCGCAGGCGGCCAGGAAGAGTTCAGAATCGCCGTGACCGACGCGGTCTGCCGGGACAAGACCGGGTTCCACACGGCGCTGGACAAAGTCCTGGACAAGTACCTGACAACCCGCATGCAGGAACTTGCCCCGCAGATCGAACAGGTCAAGGAAATCCGCCGGGCCGCCGCCGCCAACGCGGCAAGGCTGGCCGCCGCCGAATCGAAATAGCCCGGTAAGGCGGCGGTGTCCTGTCATGAATTGGGGGTGGCAGGATGCCGCCGGCTTCCGCTCTGAGGGCCTGGGCATCGGCAACAGCTTGGCTGGCTGACTGGGCGCCTGGCCAGCCCCGGGGCCGCCGCCGCCAACGCGGCAAGGCTGGCCGCCGCTGCGATCGCATGAACCGAAAAACCCCGTATTCCCGCTGCCTCAGCGGGAATACGGGGTCCGTCCGTCTCGAGCTTCCTGCCAGAATCGAACTGGCGACCTTCTCATTACGAGTGAGACGCTCTACCAACTGAGCTAAGGAAGCAACCGCATGAAACCCGGAAAACCGGGCGGATCATGCAAGAGACAACTGTAATCGAGTTTCGGCGCCCGGGTCAAAATGAGCCGCCATGGCCTGCCGCTGGTGTCCCGGGCCGCGCCGCCAGAACTCAGAATCGGGTTCAGCAGACGGTGTTGTCCGCGGGTGTCTTGCCGTCCACCAGGTAGCTGTCCACGGCGTTGCCGATG
Encoded here:
- a CDS encoding response regulator: MTRAPIRIALADDQPLFSAGLKMILRSQTDMDLVGEAVNGAAAVELVQELCPDVLLMDIRMPVMDGITATKTIMAAPIRPATKIIVLTTIQHDEAVVRAIQAGAAGFLTKDTTPDFLLAAIRTVHSGHSVIAPAITNELLRDYTTPATGNDAALADLSGRERDVFLLTAKGLGNAEIADSLVLSEATVKSHVGSILAKLKLKNRIQLVAFAYENNVLN
- a CDS encoding sensor histidine kinase, whose translation is MFKTIQSLRFLAAPATAVLILGILLILEQRHFDQNSALLLALLTGVAVAEMLPATALGLVFVALALQGLKVLPLVLLSGVLSYAAVPVVIFFAMIGWKNRNRWVVPVSAVVFAGITTVNWFTDQTWINFIFGNQLYGRGLLRTLTYAFLIFGAFAALNLAAWAVGMAVNSVSRSRRAQLVAETRLRETATELAVEQERNRIAGELHDVLAHSLTVIVAQADGIRFIHRTEPESVDQASRVIAESARTALVETRRLIEGFSTKLSNQPTHKIEDLAILAERLSSSGMPVTMELTGEPWDMTAVQQLTVYRLAQESLTNAFKHGDRNRGTHLHLAWAATSLELRVRSSLISRPAVEPKTTPSGRGIAGMKARAAAAGGWVETVRGAETFEVLAFLPSAAPDQHAAAARKQPRLLALEGAQP